A genomic stretch from Deinococcus radiotolerans includes:
- a CDS encoding alginate biosynthesis protein AlgP translates to MNTNDATGGVSKRSLLMLGALAGLATNRDTRRALVDGTRSVWSGTQHTLSDNVKPALLSAASQAGQLAQEAARTGAHTVASTASTLRDGAAPRASALLESALHVASELAGQAQEAAARAAAAGGEQARTLGAGAGRLAADAGQTVQSQAQRGLKHAEEATRPARRAAVMTLSDAQGAASELLANVQDQVSSTLHDVADGAEARRRRLERSLRQARRDAERELRSGKKKLSSGQLERAVSRKVAPLEKQLSRELKVIEQQVRRARKDDRRGGGGAAATLVLLGTGAVVLARVPAARQAILSAVEKVSPEAAQGLHQAGRNARNLIGTMWLERIEEPQATPAPGAARSTQAATTGATWGGAVAPDAPAAAKTATQDGAAKSGDQAKPTN, encoded by the coding sequence ATGAACACGAACGATGCGACTGGCGGCGTGAGCAAGCGCAGCCTGCTGATGCTGGGGGCCCTGGCGGGCCTGGCGACCAACCGTGACACGCGCCGCGCCCTGGTGGACGGCACCCGGAGTGTCTGGTCGGGTACGCAGCACACCCTGAGTGACAATGTGAAACCCGCCCTGCTCTCTGCGGCCAGCCAGGCGGGGCAGCTGGCGCAGGAGGCGGCGCGGACCGGAGCGCACACGGTGGCCAGCACGGCCTCCACCCTGCGGGACGGGGCGGCGCCCAGGGCGAGCGCCCTGCTTGAGAGTGCCCTGCACGTGGCCAGTGAACTGGCCGGCCAGGCGCAGGAGGCAGCGGCCCGCGCAGCCGCCGCCGGGGGCGAGCAGGCCCGCACGCTGGGCGCCGGGGCCGGTCGCTTGGCCGCGGACGCCGGGCAGACGGTGCAGTCGCAGGCGCAGCGGGGCCTGAAGCACGCGGAGGAGGCCACCCGGCCAGCACGGCGCGCCGCAGTCATGACCCTGTCGGACGCGCAGGGCGCGGCGTCGGAGCTGCTGGCGAACGTTCAGGATCAGGTGAGCAGCACCCTGCATGACGTGGCCGATGGCGCCGAGGCGCGCCGCCGCCGCCTGGAACGCAGCCTGCGCCAGGCCCGGCGGGACGCCGAGCGCGAACTGCGCAGCGGCAAGAAAAAGCTGAGCAGCGGGCAACTGGAACGCGCCGTGAGCCGCAAGGTGGCGCCTCTGGAAAAGCAGCTGAGCCGTGAACTGAAGGTCATTGAGCAGCAGGTGCGCCGCGCCCGCAAGGATGACCGGCGGGGCGGCGGAGGCGCCGCAGCCACCCTGGTGCTCCTTGGGACCGGTGCGGTGGTGCTGGCCCGCGTGCCCGCCGCCCGTCAGGCGATCCTGTCCGCTGTGGAGAAGGTCAGCCCGGAGGCGGCGCAGGGGCTGCATCAGGCGGGGCGCAATGCCCGCAATCTGATCGGCACAATGTGGCTGGAACGCATTGAGGAGCCGCAGGCGACGCCAGCCCCGGGAGCGGCGCGCAGCACGCAGGCCGCGACAACGGGCGCCACCTGGGGTGGAGCCGTGGCTCCTGACGCGCCTGCCGCGGCGAAGACGGCCACTCAGGACGGGGCGGCCAAGTCGGGCGATCAGGCTAAACCCACCAACTAA
- the purB gene encoding adenylosuccinate lyase yields MIDRYLTPEMKALWSEASKYRAWLRVELAAMQAQARHGEVPQAAFETLTAKSEADPLDEAFALKVAEIEAVTRHDIVAFTRALTDRYGDEARFIHHGLTSTDVVDTAQNLVLDEALGVIITDVEALREVCRMQAAAHKHTPTVGRTHGIHAEPMTFGLKFLNWMATLDRDLERLHAARKRIQVVMLSGSVGTFAHVSPRIEEEVAQAWGWQAAPVTNQTLARDRHAEILSALAIYGTTVEKIAVEIRHLQRSEVREAMEPFGKGQTGSSSMPHKKNPILTENVTGLARLLRGYLLTGLENVPLWHERDISHSSAERVILPDATAATSYATRRLTGVLRDLVVFPERMLRNLNDLGGLVFSQRVLHALIDEKGLLREDAYTLVQRNALRSWETGEGLRDLLKADPENPLSDAELDAAFDLQWYLRHVNDIYARFGM; encoded by the coding sequence GTGATTGACCGTTACCTGACCCCGGAAATGAAGGCGCTGTGGAGCGAGGCCAGCAAGTACCGCGCGTGGCTGCGTGTGGAGCTGGCGGCCATGCAGGCGCAGGCGCGGCACGGCGAGGTGCCCCAGGCGGCCTTCGAGACCCTCACGGCCAAGAGTGAAGCCGATCCGCTTGATGAGGCGTTCGCCCTAAAGGTGGCGGAGATCGAGGCGGTCACCCGGCACGACATCGTGGCCTTCACGCGCGCCCTGACGGACCGCTACGGAGATGAGGCGCGCTTCATCCACCACGGCCTGACCAGCACGGACGTGGTGGACACCGCCCAGAACCTCGTGCTGGATGAGGCGCTGGGCGTGATCATCACGGATGTGGAGGCGCTGCGCGAGGTGTGCCGCATGCAGGCGGCGGCGCACAAGCACACGCCCACGGTGGGCCGCACGCACGGCATTCACGCGGAACCCATGACCTTCGGCCTGAAGTTCCTGAACTGGATGGCGACCCTGGACCGCGACCTGGAGCGCCTTCACGCGGCCCGCAAGCGCATCCAGGTGGTCATGCTGTCGGGATCGGTGGGCACGTTCGCGCACGTCTCGCCCCGCATCGAGGAGGAGGTCGCGCAGGCGTGGGGCTGGCAGGCCGCGCCGGTCACGAACCAGACGCTGGCCCGCGACCGCCACGCGGAGATCCTCAGCGCCCTGGCCATCTACGGCACCACCGTCGAGAAGATCGCTGTGGAGATCCGCCACCTCCAGCGCAGCGAGGTGCGCGAAGCAATGGAACCCTTCGGGAAGGGCCAGACCGGCAGTTCCTCCATGCCGCACAAGAAAAACCCGATCCTCACGGAGAACGTGACCGGACTGGCGCGCCTGCTGCGCGGGTACCTGCTGACGGGCCTGGAGAACGTGCCGCTGTGGCACGAGCGGGACATCAGCCATTCCAGCGCCGAGCGGGTCATCCTGCCCGACGCGACCGCCGCGACCAGTTACGCCACGCGCCGCCTGACGGGCGTGCTGCGCGACCTCGTGGTGTTCCCCGAGCGGATGCTGCGCAACCTGAACGACCTGGGCGGCCTGGTCTTCAGCCAGCGCGTGCTGCACGCCCTGATCGACGAGAAGGGCCTGCTGCGCGAGGACGCGTACACGCTGGTGCAGCGCAACGCCCTGCGCTCCTGGGAGACCGGTGAGGGCCTGCGCGACCTGCTGAAAGCCGACCCGGAGAATCCCCTGAGTGACGCCGAACTGGACGCCGCGTTCGACCTGCAGTGGTACCTGCGGCACGTGAACGACATCTACGCCCGCTTCGGCATGTAA
- the ybaL gene encoding YbaL family putative K(+) efflux transporter, producing the protein MPHHTELIAALAIGLTLAFFGGLLATRLRLPPLVGYLLAGVAVGPFTPGFVADSHIAAQLSEIGVILLMFGVGLHFSIQDLLAVRRIAIPGALGQILVATLLGMGAAHLWGWPLGQGLVFGLALSVASTVVLLRALEERGTLGTPSGQIAVGWLVVEDLVMVLALVLLPALAPLLQGGGALNLGEIALSLGVTLGKVALFVALMMVAGRRFVPWLLTRVARLGSRELFTLAVLGTALGIAYGAGVLFDVSFALGAFLAGVVASESKFSQKAAEDALPFQDAFAVLFFVAVGMLFNPAILLNAPLLVIGTALIILFGKTIAAFLIVRLLRYPVATALTVAFSLAQIGEFSFILATLGLDLKLLTPQGQNLILAGAIISITLNPFLFRAAPTLQRWLSADPTPATPEPTPLPLRNHALVIGHGRVGQLTAQALHSQRIPLAVIEQDEDRAATLRAQGTPVIHGDAARADILRLAAAPGARVVVIATPDALQTTLIMEQVRALNPAVHVIVRAHDEHTRDALHELGASEVVYGEHQLGLAMGERARSALAVP; encoded by the coding sequence ATGCCCCACCACACTGAACTCATCGCCGCTCTGGCCATCGGCCTCACCCTGGCCTTCTTCGGCGGTCTGCTGGCCACCCGCCTGCGCCTGCCGCCCCTGGTCGGGTACCTGCTCGCGGGCGTCGCCGTCGGCCCCTTCACGCCCGGGTTCGTCGCGGATTCCCACATTGCCGCGCAACTCTCTGAGATCGGCGTCATCCTGCTGATGTTCGGCGTGGGCCTGCACTTCTCCATTCAGGATCTGCTTGCCGTGCGCCGCATCGCCATTCCAGGCGCGCTCGGGCAGATCCTGGTGGCCACGCTGCTGGGCATGGGCGCCGCGCACCTGTGGGGCTGGCCCCTTGGGCAGGGTCTCGTCTTCGGACTGGCCCTGTCGGTCGCCAGCACGGTCGTGCTCCTGCGCGCTCTGGAGGAACGCGGCACGCTCGGCACGCCCAGCGGCCAGATCGCGGTGGGGTGGCTGGTCGTTGAGGACCTCGTGATGGTCCTGGCTCTGGTGCTGCTTCCGGCCCTGGCCCCACTGCTTCAGGGTGGCGGCGCCCTAAATCTCGGTGAGATCGCCCTGTCGCTGGGCGTCACGCTCGGTAAGGTCGCGCTGTTCGTCGCGTTGATGATGGTCGCGGGGCGCCGTTTCGTGCCGTGGCTGCTGACCCGTGTCGCCCGGCTCGGCTCCCGCGAACTGTTCACGCTGGCGGTGCTGGGCACCGCGCTGGGCATCGCGTACGGCGCGGGCGTCCTGTTCGACGTGTCGTTCGCGCTGGGGGCGTTCCTGGCGGGCGTGGTGGCCAGCGAGAGCAAGTTCAGTCAGAAGGCCGCCGAGGACGCCCTGCCCTTCCAGGACGCGTTCGCCGTGCTGTTCTTCGTGGCCGTGGGCATGCTGTTCAACCCCGCGATTCTGCTCAACGCGCCCCTGCTGGTAATCGGCACCGCACTGATCATTCTGTTCGGGAAGACCATCGCGGCGTTCCTGATTGTCCGCCTGCTGCGCTACCCGGTTGCGACCGCCCTGACCGTCGCGTTCTCCCTGGCGCAGATCGGGGAATTCTCGTTCATCCTCGCCACCCTGGGTCTGGACCTGAAACTCCTGACGCCGCAGGGCCAGAACCTCATCCTGGCGGGCGCGATCATCTCCATCACGCTGAACCCGTTCCTGTTCCGCGCCGCTCCGACCCTTCAGCGCTGGCTGAGCGCCGACCCCACCCCCGCCACGCCCGAGCCCACGCCCCTGCCCCTGCGCAACCACGCCCTCGTGATCGGTCACGGCCGCGTGGGGCAACTGACCGCGCAGGCCCTGCACAGCCAGCGGATTCCCCTCGCCGTGATCGAGCAGGACGAGGACCGGGCCGCCACCCTCCGCGCCCAGGGCACGCCTGTCATTCATGGAGACGCCGCCCGCGCGGACATCCTGCGCCTGGCGGCCGCACCCGGCGCCCGGGTCGTGGTGATCGCCACGCCGGACGCCCTTCAGACCACCCTGATCATGGAGCAGGTGCGTGCACTGAACCCCGCTGTTCACGTGATCGTCCGCGCCCACGACGAGCACACCCGCGACGCGCTGCACGAACTGGGCGCCAGCGAAGTGGTGTATGGCGAGCACCAGCTGGGCCTCGCCATGGGTGAACGCGCCCGCAGCGCCCTGGCCGTCCCGTGA
- a CDS encoding DNA glycosylase AlkZ-like family protein has product MTLTPAALRAAALRTLTPASSVQDALNRMGFVQADPIRAPARAQDLTLMARVPGYRAGDLEAQYPHLDAEEDIIPNYGFVTRAVQRLLHPREVPPTRVELEHPGLIADVRALLHERSELHPRDVITALGARRASNYWGGNSQATTRALDALHYRGEARIVRRDGGVRVYGVARHLDALRANPQATPERLRGAVRLLAALYGPMPQASLRYLTGLSGYGFPHLRADLRGALRDALRDELRDATVDGVPYVWTPEQDPSDAPTPRGVRIVNPFDPLVWDRRRFEHLHGWAYRFEAYTPAQKRTMGYYALPLLHAGRAVGWANLSVQGSALHAQVGLRPGVRQSVTFRSALDRELDRHRAFLNATQAEVSFDQT; this is encoded by the coding sequence GTGACCCTGACGCCCGCCGCCCTCCGCGCCGCCGCGCTGCGCACCCTGACCCCCGCGAGCAGCGTGCAGGACGCCCTGAACCGCATGGGGTTCGTGCAGGCCGACCCCATCCGCGCGCCCGCCCGCGCGCAGGACCTCACGCTGATGGCCCGCGTGCCCGGCTACCGCGCCGGGGACCTGGAAGCGCAGTACCCGCACCTTGACGCCGAGGAGGACATCATTCCCAACTACGGCTTCGTGACGCGGGCTGTGCAGCGGCTGCTGCACCCGCGAGAGGTGCCGCCCACCCGCGTGGAACTCGAACATCCCGGCCTGATCGCGGACGTCCGGGCCCTCCTGCACGAGCGGAGCGAACTGCACCCCCGGGACGTGATCACGGCCCTGGGCGCCCGCCGCGCGTCAAACTACTGGGGTGGGAACAGCCAGGCCACCACCCGGGCCCTGGACGCCCTGCACTACCGGGGCGAGGCCCGCATCGTGCGGCGTGACGGTGGCGTGCGCGTGTACGGCGTCGCCCGGCACCTGGATGCCCTGCGCGCTAACCCGCAGGCGACGCCTGAGCGGCTGCGCGGCGCGGTCCGGCTCCTCGCGGCCCTGTACGGCCCGATGCCCCAGGCCAGCCTGCGGTACCTGACGGGCCTCTCCGGCTACGGCTTCCCGCACCTGCGCGCGGACCTGCGCGGCGCGCTGCGCGACGCCCTGCGGGACGAGCTGCGCGACGCGACAGTGGACGGCGTGCCCTACGTCTGGACGCCCGAGCAGGACCCGTCAGACGCCCCCACCCCGCGCGGCGTGCGGATTGTGAATCCCTTCGATCCGCTCGTGTGGGACCGGCGCCGCTTTGAGCACCTGCACGGCTGGGCGTACCGTTTCGAGGCGTACACGCCCGCCCAGAAGCGCACCATGGGCTACTACGCGCTGCCCCTGCTGCACGCGGGCCGCGCGGTGGGCTGGGCGAACCTCAGTGTTCAGGGCAGCGCCCTGCACGCGCAGGTCGGCCTGCGGCCCGGCGTCCGCCAGAGCGTCACGTTCAGGAGCGCGCTGGACCGGGAACTGGACCGGCACCGCGCGTTCCTGAACGCCACTCAGGCCGAGGTCTCGTTCGACCAGACCTGA
- the pckA gene encoding phosphoenolpyruvate carboxykinase (ATP) — translation MSLTATNPLADLGIKIATIHLNPGVDALYADAIRLGEGVQAACGPLTVHTNKTGRSPKDRFIVEDDLTRDQVWWGGFNTPISPVVFDRLLDKMTRYAEGKELFVQQVYAGTDPRYRIGCRMVTEMAYHSLFIHNMFVRPTPEELADFHADWTVLNIPSFKADPAVDGVRSDTFIIVNFTRKMIIAGGTQYAGENKKGIFGVLNYLLPEAGVMPMHCSANVGEGGDVALFFGLSGTGKTTLSADPSRKLIGDDEHGWTDSGVFNFEGGCYAKVINLNAEAEPAIHRTTRTYGTVLENVVLDAQGEPDLNDGSLTENTRSAYPIDQIDNVQPGSIAGHPKNVVFLTADAYGVLPPISRLSPEQTMYQFISGFTAKIPGTEDGVTEPSPTFSTCFGAPFMPRHPGEYARLLAQKVQDSGARVWLVNTGWSGGMYGQGKRMSIAHTRAMINAALSGALDDVTFEKEPYFNLEIPAQVPGVPDGVLNPRDAWADKGAYDQTARKLARMFRENFKRFEDGVDTAVTNSMPNPDPA, via the coding sequence ATGAGCCTGACCGCGACCAACCCGCTGGCCGACCTCGGCATCAAGATCGCCACCATCCACCTCAACCCCGGCGTGGACGCCCTGTACGCCGACGCCATCCGGCTCGGCGAGGGCGTACAGGCTGCCTGCGGCCCCCTCACCGTCCACACCAACAAGACCGGCCGCAGCCCCAAGGACCGCTTCATCGTGGAAGACGACCTGACCCGCGATCAGGTGTGGTGGGGCGGCTTCAACACCCCGATCAGCCCGGTCGTGTTCGACCGCCTGCTCGACAAGATGACCCGCTACGCCGAGGGGAAGGAACTGTTCGTGCAGCAGGTGTACGCCGGCACCGACCCCCGCTACCGCATCGGCTGCCGCATGGTCACCGAGATGGCGTACCACTCTCTGTTCATCCACAACATGTTCGTGCGGCCCACCCCCGAGGAACTCGCGGACTTCCACGCCGACTGGACCGTGCTGAACATCCCGTCCTTCAAGGCCGACCCCGCTGTGGACGGCGTGCGCAGCGACACGTTCATCATCGTGAACTTCACGCGGAAGATGATCATCGCGGGCGGCACGCAGTACGCCGGCGAGAACAAGAAGGGCATCTTCGGCGTGTTGAACTACCTGCTGCCCGAAGCGGGCGTCATGCCCATGCACTGCTCCGCGAATGTCGGCGAAGGCGGCGACGTGGCGCTGTTCTTCGGCCTGAGCGGCACCGGCAAGACCACCCTGAGCGCCGACCCCAGCCGCAAGCTGATCGGCGACGACGAGCACGGCTGGACCGACAGCGGCGTGTTCAACTTCGAGGGCGGCTGCTACGCCAAGGTCATCAACCTGAACGCCGAGGCCGAGCCCGCCATCCACCGCACCACCCGCACCTACGGCACCGTGCTGGAGAACGTGGTGCTGGACGCGCAGGGCGAACCCGACCTGAACGACGGCTCGCTGACCGAGAACACCCGCAGCGCCTACCCCATCGACCAGATCGACAACGTGCAGCCCGGATCCATTGCGGGTCACCCGAAGAACGTGGTGTTCCTGACCGCCGACGCGTACGGCGTGCTACCCCCCATCAGCCGCCTGAGCCCCGAGCAGACCATGTACCAGTTCATCAGCGGCTTCACCGCCAAGATCCCCGGCACGGAAGACGGCGTGACCGAACCCAGCCCGACCTTCAGCACCTGCTTCGGCGCGCCCTTCATGCCTCGCCACCCGGGCGAGTACGCCCGCCTGCTGGCGCAGAAGGTGCAGGACAGCGGCGCGCGCGTGTGGCTGGTCAACACCGGCTGGAGCGGCGGCATGTACGGCCAGGGCAAACGCATGAGCATCGCCCACACCCGCGCCATGATCAATGCGGCGCTGTCCGGCGCGCTGGACGACGTGACCTTCGAGAAGGAACCCTACTTCAACCTGGAGATCCCCGCCCAGGTGCCCGGCGTGCCCGACGGCGTCCTGAACCCCCGCGACGCCTGGGCTGACAAAGGCGCCTACGATCAGACGGCCCGCAAACTGGCCCGCATGTTCCGCGAGAACTTCAAGCGGTTCGAGGACGGCGTGGACACCGCCGTGACGAACAGCATGCCCAACCCAGACCCGGCCTGA
- a CDS encoding DNA repair protein RecN has protein sequence MTRKAPRSDAPPALPPLRALEVRNLATIRSLNLDFSAGLSVFTGETGAGKSIIVDALGLLLGSRSNTDLIRSGEDDLLVTGHWGEEIASRRVTTQSRSTARLDGEVVSLRELQDWAQKRLTIHWQHSAVSLLTPANQRALLDRQVDAEHATYAQAYRDWQDARTRLDRLRATERERARQLDLLQFQSREISELNPQLGEEEPLQADLSRLANLDTIAQSAAGALHLLSDGDENALGYLNEATRALNAGARFDDTTAQLQSELRDAVASIQAVVGELRAVAEGQAPDPEELARVETRLGALGKLRAKYGPTLEDVLNFHAQVETELAELTRDEQDAGTLDTEVDALRERVQAAGEKLDAARRKRAAPLAEDLLGVIRQLGMPHARLAFHLGALAEPGPHGLSDVTLHFNANPGEDLAPLADVASGGELSRVMLAISTVLGADTPAVVFDEVDAGIGGSAAHAVAEQLRALARTRQVLVVTHLAQIAARADHHFKVEKSVEDGRTVSRVRLLSGDERLEEIARMLSGHASGAALEHARELLTSRT, from the coding sequence GTGACCCGCAAGGCCCCGCGTTCCGACGCTCCACCCGCTCTGCCGCCCCTGCGCGCCCTGGAAGTCCGGAATCTGGCGACCATCCGCTCGCTGAACCTGGACTTCAGCGCCGGGCTGAGCGTCTTCACCGGCGAGACCGGCGCCGGCAAGAGCATCATCGTGGACGCCCTGGGCCTGCTGCTGGGCAGCCGCAGCAACACGGACCTGATCCGCAGCGGCGAGGACGACCTGCTCGTCACCGGGCACTGGGGTGAGGAGATCGCCAGCCGCCGCGTCACCACGCAGAGCCGCAGCACCGCCCGGCTGGACGGCGAGGTCGTCAGCCTGCGCGAACTGCAGGACTGGGCCCAGAAACGCCTGACGATTCACTGGCAGCACTCCGCGGTCAGCCTGCTCACGCCTGCCAACCAGCGCGCCCTGCTGGACCGGCAGGTGGACGCCGAGCACGCCACCTACGCCCAGGCGTACCGCGACTGGCAGGACGCCCGCACGCGCCTGGACCGGCTACGCGCCACTGAACGCGAACGCGCCCGCCAGCTGGACCTGCTGCAGTTCCAGTCCCGCGAGATCAGCGAGCTCAACCCCCAGCTGGGCGAGGAGGAGCCCCTCCAGGCGGACCTGAGCCGACTGGCGAACCTGGACACCATCGCCCAGAGTGCCGCCGGAGCGCTGCACCTCCTGAGTGACGGCGACGAGAACGCCCTCGGCTACCTGAACGAGGCCACCCGCGCCCTGAACGCCGGCGCGCGCTTTGACGACACCACCGCGCAACTCCAGAGCGAACTGCGCGACGCGGTCGCCAGCATCCAGGCGGTCGTCGGGGAACTGCGCGCCGTGGCCGAGGGACAGGCGCCCGATCCGGAGGAACTCGCCCGCGTCGAAACCCGCCTGGGCGCCCTGGGCAAACTGCGCGCCAAGTACGGCCCCACCCTGGAGGACGTGCTGAACTTCCACGCGCAGGTCGAGACGGAACTGGCCGAACTCACACGGGACGAACAGGACGCCGGCACCCTGGACACTGAGGTGGACGCCCTGCGCGAACGCGTGCAGGCTGCCGGGGAGAAACTGGACGCCGCCCGCCGCAAGCGCGCCGCGCCCCTCGCCGAGGACCTGCTGGGGGTCATCCGCCAGCTGGGCATGCCCCACGCCCGCCTCGCCTTCCACCTGGGCGCCCTGGCGGAACCTGGACCGCACGGCCTGAGTGACGTGACCCTGCACTTCAACGCTAACCCCGGCGAGGACCTCGCCCCGCTGGCCGACGTCGCCTCCGGCGGGGAACTCAGCCGCGTGATGCTGGCCATTAGCACCGTCCTGGGTGCCGACACGCCGGCCGTCGTGTTCGACGAGGTGGACGCCGGGATCGGCGGCAGCGCCGCGCACGCCGTGGCCGAGCAGCTTCGCGCCCTTGCCCGCACGCGACAGGTGCTGGTCGTCACGCACCTCGCGCAGATCGCCGCCCGGGCCGACCATCACTTCAAGGTCGAAAAGAGCGTCGAGGACGGACGAACCGTCAGCCGCGTGCGCCTCCTCAGCGGCGACGAACGCCTCGAAGAGATCGCCCGGATGCTCAGCGGCCACGCCAGCGGCGCCGCCCTGGAGCACGCCCGGGAACTCCTCACCAGCCGCACCTGA
- a CDS encoding phosphotransferase family protein — protein sequence MPLGALLADAVRAPSGEVAVDARVWPRALRARFPGARLREAWVGEGAAFARYASPGGPLFLKYLPAGWRDVRAAQRLEREATYLRDLAPRCSVPYAPLLHAARSAERPLAHLLMQDLTDVTTGWGYFTTDAAREEGLRDVVRLLAQLHAHWAGAGRASLSGDWVWQPERVLSRNHVRGWTERAGVLALPTGQRDAILDAAQVLPALLRDAPDWTLVHGDVHAGQVMWSRADGHPVLIDYGQVHPSLPGEDLAHLLALRLDAEERARLGDDLREVYAEALARAGLPLSRAALRAQERAGLALNLLSTARQMLRRKAAGSGGVAEALSRAVQVWSNETSA from the coding sequence ATGCCGCTGGGCGCGCTGCTGGCGGACGCCGTGCGCGCCCCGTCCGGTGAGGTAGCGGTGGACGCCCGGGTGTGGCCGCGCGCGCTCAGGGCCCGCTTTCCTGGCGCTCGGCTGCGCGAGGCGTGGGTGGGTGAGGGCGCGGCGTTCGCCCGGTACGCCTCGCCGGGCGGGCCGCTGTTCCTGAAGTACCTGCCGGCCGGGTGGCGGGACGTGCGGGCGGCGCAGCGGCTGGAGCGGGAGGCCACGTACCTGCGTGATCTCGCCCCCCGGTGCTCGGTGCCGTACGCGCCGCTGCTACACGCCGCCCGCAGTGCGGAGCGGCCGCTGGCGCACCTGCTCATGCAGGACCTGACGGACGTCACGACCGGCTGGGGGTACTTCACGACTGACGCGGCGCGCGAGGAGGGGCTGCGGGACGTGGTGCGCCTGCTGGCGCAGCTGCACGCGCACTGGGCCGGAGCGGGCCGCGCGTCGCTGAGCGGGGACTGGGTGTGGCAGCCAGAGCGGGTCCTGAGCCGCAATCACGTGCGCGGCTGGACGGAGCGCGCCGGGGTGCTGGCCCTGCCCACCGGGCAGCGGGACGCGATCCTGGACGCCGCGCAGGTCCTGCCGGCCCTCCTGCGGGACGCGCCGGACTGGACGCTCGTGCACGGGGACGTTCATGCGGGGCAGGTCATGTGGTCCCGCGCGGACGGTCATCCGGTCCTGATTGATTACGGGCAGGTGCATCCCAGTCTGCCGGGCGAGGACCTGGCGCACCTGCTGGCCCTGCGTCTGGACGCGGAGGAACGCGCGAGGCTGGGTGACGATCTGCGCGAGGTGTACGCGGAGGCCCTCGCCCGGGCGGGTCTGCCCCTGTCGCGGGCGGCCCTGCGGGCGCAGGAGCGGGCGGGCCTGGCGCTGAACCTGCTCTCGACGGCCCGGCAGATGCTGCGCCGGAAGGCGGCCGGGTCGGGGGGCGTGGCTGAGGCGCTCTCGCGGGCCGTTCAGGTCTGGTCGAACGAGACCTCGGCCTGA
- the glmM gene encoding phosphoglucosamine mutase, translated as MTERKYFGTDGVRAVAGTHPLTASWVMTLGAAAGEVLRGSNPRATVVIGKDTRQSGDMLEAALAAGLTSRGVNVIHLGVLPTPGVSFLTRHLKADAGVVISASHNPYEDNGIKFFGADGQKLSDTTELDIEAAIDRVPDLTPVTGVNLGGVTNYTEAERLYVNYLKALAPDLSGLRIAMDCANGAAYRVGPKVFQAAGADVFAVYTTPDGRNINRECGSTHLDHLQRIVREGGYDLGVAFDGDADRAMFVDRRGNVVHGDHMLLLNARARGETAVVTTIMANMGLEVKLREAGIPLERTAVGDRYVHERLHSGGLHLGGEQSGHILFLDVSPTGDGVLTALLTLKSMQQLGTTLDALHDDLVMFPQTLVNVRVADKKAIALDAEVRAAVDRAQERLHGKGRVNLRPSGTENLIRVMVEGQDETEIHEIARELAGIVESRGALTT; from the coding sequence ATGACGGAACGGAAGTACTTCGGAACGGACGGCGTGCGCGCCGTCGCAGGCACCCACCCCCTCACGGCCAGCTGGGTCATGACCCTCGGCGCGGCCGCCGGGGAAGTGCTCAGGGGCAGCAATCCACGCGCCACAGTCGTGATCGGCAAGGACACCCGCCAGAGCGGCGACATGCTCGAAGCGGCACTCGCCGCCGGACTGACCAGCCGCGGCGTGAACGTCATCCACCTGGGCGTCCTCCCCACCCCCGGCGTCAGCTTCCTGACCCGGCACCTGAAAGCCGACGCGGGCGTGGTCATCAGCGCCTCCCACAACCCGTACGAGGACAACGGCATCAAGTTCTTCGGCGCGGACGGGCAGAAACTCAGCGACACCACCGAACTCGACATTGAAGCCGCCATTGACCGCGTGCCGGACCTGACCCCCGTCACCGGCGTGAACCTGGGCGGCGTCACGAACTACACCGAGGCCGAGCGCCTGTACGTGAACTACCTCAAGGCCCTGGCACCCGACCTGAGCGGCCTGCGCATCGCCATGGACTGCGCGAACGGCGCCGCGTACCGCGTGGGCCCGAAGGTGTTCCAGGCGGCCGGAGCGGACGTGTTCGCCGTGTACACCACCCCGGACGGCCGCAACATCAACCGCGAGTGCGGCAGCACGCACCTCGACCACCTCCAGCGCATCGTCCGCGAGGGCGGGTACGACCTGGGGGTCGCGTTCGACGGGGACGCCGACCGCGCCATGTTCGTGGACCGCCGCGGCAACGTCGTTCACGGCGATCACATGCTGCTGCTCAACGCGCGCGCCCGGGGCGAGACGGCGGTCGTGACGACCATCATGGCCAACATGGGCCTGGAAGTGAAACTCCGCGAGGCAGGCATCCCGCTCGAACGCACCGCCGTCGGCGACCGCTACGTGCACGAGCGCCTGCACAGCGGCGGCCTGCACCTGGGCGGCGAACAGAGCGGCCACATCCTGTTCCTGGACGTCTCACCCACCGGAGACGGCGTCCTGACCGCCCTGCTGACCCTGAAGAGCATGCAGCAGCTGGGCACCACCCTGGACGCCCTGCATGACGACCTGGTGATGTTCCCCCAGACCCTCGTGAACGTCCGCGTGGCCGACAAGAAAGCCATCGCCCTGGACGCCGAGGTCCGCGCCGCCGTGGACCGCGCGCAGGAACGCCTGCACGGCAAGGGCCGCGTGAACCTGCGCCCCAGCGGCACCGAAAACCTGATCCGCGTCATGGTCGAAGGGCAGGACGAGACCGAGATTCACGAGATCGCCCGTGAACTCGCGGGGATCGTCGAGTCCCGCGGCGCCCTGACCACCTGA